The genomic DNA GCCCTCAGACTATTTTTCTAACACTGACAGATCAAGTGCATCAAAGCTCTGCAGCAGCCCGGCCACCCGGCGCAATAAAGTCTGGCAGTCGCCTTCGGCGTTGCCCTCAACGTTCAGCGGCAACAACGGATCATGCAGTGATAGGCGTAACAGCGCCCACCCTTCGGGAAAGGTCAGTCGTATGCCCTCATAAGAATTAGGCGCAACCGTATAACCTGCTTCTCGTGCCCGCTCTTCAAAAACTTTAAGAACCGTTTCACCGGTCTTGGCAAAATCAGCCCCTGCAATCGGGATGCGTACTTCTTTTTCTTCAAAGGCAGCGGGTAGCGTCTCAATCAGAGCGCCCAACCGCTTGCCCTGATTCTTTGCTCGCGCAGCGGCCACTAAAAGCTTGACCGCCATATAGGCACCGTCGTCAAGAAAATAATTTTCCGACAGTGCGCCATGGCCAGAGGTTTCGATCGCCAGCGGACAGACAACGCCTTCCTTGTTCAGGCGAATCGCCTCATTGATCACATTTTTATAACCGCGCTTAAAGCGGTGGTGCCGCATTCCCAGTTCGCTTTCCAAAAATGTTGTGAGCCTGTCCGACGTCACCGAATCGGTGACGACCGTCGCACCGGGATAATCGGGCGCTAAAACCGCTGCCATCATCGCAATAATAGCGTCGCGATTGACCTCTTCGCCATTGGGAAGCACCGCCGACATACGATCGACGTCTGTATCAAAGATAATGCCGAGATCGGCATTGTTTTTAACTGTTGCCGCGCGCACTGACGCCATAGCCGCCTTGTTCTCAGGATTCGGCATATGATTCGGGAAAGTGCCGTCAGGCTCTAAAAACTGGCTACCAGAAATGTCGGCCCCCAGCGGCAACAGCACCTTCTCGGCAAAAAAGCCACCCGCGCCGTTACCGGCATCCAGCACGACGTGCAGTCCGGCGAGCGGATGGTCATAGTCCGCCGCAGCAACGCCGCGTTTAATCTTTTGACAAAGGTCGGCTGAATAAAGTGAAATTAAATCAAGCGGCTGCGCCTGTTTGTCGCTATGTTGTTCGATAATCTGTTCCGCCGCTTTGAGCACCGCCTTAATGTCCGGCTTGTCAAACCCACCGTCGCGGTCAAAAAGCTTCATACCGTTGCGTTCCATCGGCAGGTGACTGGCCGTGATCATCACCGAGCCGTCAAAATCGGTCTCAGAATAAACCGTGGCGCAAAACATGGCCGGGGTTGAGGCCATTGCACAATCAAACGCCTGCGCTCCTGCGGCCAGAATTCCGGAAAGTATCGCTTCCTTTAATGCCGTTGCCGTCACGCGCGAGTCATGCCCCACACCAATTTTAAGGCTTTCACAATTTTTACCCGCCTTTTTAGCCACATATTGCACAAACGCAATGGCAATTCTGTTTGCAATG from Oscillospiraceae bacterium MB24-C1 includes the following:
- a CDS encoding phosphomannomutase/phosphoglucomutase translates to MNTNLSALQNGSDIRGVALAVPGGAPVSLTADIANRIAIAFVQYVAKKAGKNCESLKIGVGHDSRVTATALKEAILSGILAAGAQAFDCAMASTPAMFCATVYSETDFDGSVMITASHLPMERNGMKLFDRDGGFDKPDIKAVLKAAEQIIEQHSDKQAQPLDLISLYSADLCQKIKRGVAAADYDHPLAGLHVVLDAGNGAGGFFAEKVLLPLGADISGSQFLEPDGTFPNHMPNPENKAAMASVRAATVKNNADLGIIFDTDVDRMSAVLPNGEEVNRDAIIAMMAAVLAPDYPGATVVTDSVTSDRLTTFLESELGMRHHRFKRGYKNVINEAIRLNKEGVVCPLAIETSGHGALSENYFLDDGAYMAVKLLVAAARAKNQGKRLGALIETLPAAFEEKEVRIPIAGADFAKTGETVLKVFEERAREAGYTVAPNSYEGIRLTFPEGWALLRLSLHDPLLPLNVEGNAEGDCQTLLRRVAGLLQSFDALDLSVLEK